The following is a genomic window from Chiloscyllium plagiosum isolate BGI_BamShark_2017 chromosome 51, ASM401019v2, whole genome shotgun sequence.
ctccccgtgtctgcgtgggtttcctccgggtgctccggtttcctcccacagtccaaagatgtgcgggtcaggtgaattggccatactaaattgcccgtagtgttaggttaaaggggtaaatgtaggggtaggggtatgggtgggttacgcttcggcgggtcagtgtggacttgttgggccgaagggcctgtttccacactgtaagtaatctaatctaatctaaaaccctgtaatctgcactgaacttcgaccttccaaaatgaatcgcttcacacttctccaggttgaactccatctgccatttctcaacccagctctgcattctgttaaTGTCCTGTTGCATCCGACAACAGCCCCCCTCACAattcacaactctaccaaccttcgtgtcatcggcaaacttactaacccacccttccacttcctcatccaagtcatttataaaaaagcataacctcgcggctcttaaactctatccccctacctaatgaaagccaacacaccatacaccttcttaaccctATCAACTTTGGGTGGCAagattgagggatctatggacatggaccccaagatccctctgttcctccacactaccaagaatcctgcctttaaccctgtaatctgcactgaagttcgaccttccaaatgaatcacttcacacttctccaggttgaactccatctgccatttctcaacccagctctgcattctgttaaCGTCCTGTTGCATCCGACAACAGCCCCCCTCACAattcacaactctaccaaccttcgtgtcatcggcaaacttactaacccacccttccacttcctcatccaagtcatttataaaaatcacaagaagcagaggtcccaaaacagatccctgtggaacaccactggtcactaagctccaggctgaatactttccatctactaacACCCTCTGTATTTTATGAGcctgccaattctgtatccaggcagccaaatttccctgtatcccatgcctccttactttttgaatgaacctaccatggggaacctcatcattGTCTATCCCcacgtttttcaaaatttccagcacatcctctttcttaacatcaatctgttcgagCTTAttagcctgtttcatgctgtcctcacaaacgacaaggtccctctcactagtgaatactgaagcaaagtattcattaaggaccgcccctacttcctctgactccaggcacaagttccctccattatctctgattggccctaccctcagtctggccatcttcttgttcctcacataagtgtagaatgccttggggttttccttaatcctacccaccaaggctttttcgtgTCCCCTTCTACCTCTTctaagttccttcttggctaccttgtaaccctctagagccctgactgacccttgcctcctcaactttaagtaagcttccttcttcctcttgacaagatgttccacatcccttgtcacccaaggttccttcaccctaccatcccttccttgcctcagtgggacaaacctatttgGCActctcagcaagtgctccctaaacaacctccacatttctgtcgtgcatttctctgagaatatgtgttcccaatttatgctccacaattCCTGCCTAGTAGTATTGTAATCCCGCCTCCCCTGATTAAATACTtccccataccgtctgctcctatccctctctatgattatagtaaaggtcagggagttgtgatgactatcaccaaaatgctgtcccaccgagagatctgacacctgacctcattcgttgccaagcaccaaatccagtaAGGCCTCCCCtccagtcagcctatctacatactgcgtCGGGAATCTTTCCTGGATACACCTGACAaagtctgctccatccaaactatttgcactgagGAGGTTTCAATCattattagggaagttgaagtcacccaagacaacaaccctgttactttaacacttttccaaaatctgcctctcaATCTGCTCTTCCGTGCTattggaggtggggatggggtcTATAGAATACTCCCAATAAAGCGActgctcccttcctgtttctgacttccacccataatgactcagtagtcctccctttctgcagctgttatactatccctgattaacaatgccactcctccacctcttttacctccctccctattctaaaccttggaacatccaacaactattcctgcccctgtgatatcccagtctccgTAGTATATCACAAGTCTCCCtaagacttgtgccttgtcgacggtggacaggctttgagtgTCAGGAGGTGACATTGCTAGTCTATGAACTGCTCTGTGACATTTGAACATCGAGGGAGGAACCTTCATGTGGTTATCAGGAAGAATCAGTCAAGTCAAGCCTTCAGTCAGGGGTATTccagcacagtaggtcaagggTAGTTTCCAATAccagaatgagagagaggaaggtggaagtgggtggcacagttatATAGGTAGGGAGGTGTCCCGAGCAAGTGAGTTGACAATGCAGTGTGCATGCGGGTTTGATGCTGTTAGAGGGCTTGGGGTGGGCAGCAGTGAGTGACGGAACTTGTGGCGGGcactagtgagagtggtggagtgggaggtgggTTATAGAGATAGAGATAATGTAAAATATCACAGTGAAGATGGTGACCCTTACGCTGGCAAAGTCATTGACCAAGTTGGGCATTCTTCCAGACTGCTTTAGGTCACAACCTTGGACCAGACTAGCACAGTCTGATGTCTTGCCTTTTCCGGCTGGTCGTGGGGCACAAGAAAGTCCCGTTCTGCAACACTATGTCCACCAGGATACTGTGCCCTTTAGCCCAgtgcaacctttccacatctatcctgttgagtcctctaagaatcttggacgtttcaataaggtctcctgtCATTCTTCGAGATTCAAGCCTCAAACTACttgacctctcctcataagacagtctctccGTACCCGGGATCAGCCAAGTGAACatcctctggactgcctccgaTACCGATCTATCTTAGACTGTTCCCACTATTCCAGCTCTGGTCTGCCTGGTGTCTTGCCTAGGATCAGCAAAGGCTCCCTACATTGATActgcattctctttgaaataaaggccaacattccatttgccttccctaataCCTCCTGAACTGGCACACTAACTTTTTTATGATCCCTgcatgaggattcccaaatccctccatTCTGGAGTTTtctgactgggatatcataggggcaggaatggttgttggatgttccagggtttagaatagGGAGGGCGGTAAaagaggttgaggagtggcattgctaatcagggatagtataacagctgcagaaagggcgGTCATCGAGAAGGGTTTGTCTACtttgggtggaagtcagaaacaggaaaggagcagtcactttattaggAGTATTCTATAAAGCCCCCCAGTAGCAACCAAGACACTgaagagcagattgggaggcagattttggaaaagtgtagaAGTAGAATAttatctatttaaataatattcagctcctctaaaCTTCCCACCGAAGTGCATACTCTCACGTTTtccattatactccatctgccaagtttttgcacaTTCACTTATTCTGTCTGTATCTTTCTGTAGACTCTTTGTGTCtttctcaccacttgccttcccacttatttcTTCTGCATTAACATTagtgacagggagaggctgaatacgctggggctgttttccctggagccgttggaagctgtggggtgaccttgtagagttttataaaatcatgagggggcacggataggacaaacagacaaagtcttttccctgggatggggaagtccagaactagaggggtacaggtttagggtgagaggggaaagatataaaagggacctgaggggcaactttttcatgcagaggatggtgcgtgtatggaatgagctgccaggggaagtggtggaggctggtacaatgacaaaatttaaaaggcatctggatggggatgtgaataggaagggtttagagggatttgggccaagtgctggcaaatgggactaggttaggttaggatatctagtcagcatggacgagttggaccgaagggcctgtttccgtgctgtacatctctatgactctatgaccacccCTCTACAAAAGAAAAGCATTTCATTAGCTGTGAAATGCATCGGAACCTTGTGGAAGCTGGAATACAGGTTAAGATTGATTCActcggatgatccctggtatgaaggtattgattgattggttgattgatttattgtcacttgtagcaaagtacagtgaaaagttttgtttatgagcagtataggcagatcatagtaagcaaggatgtacagaaaaACAGATTTAGACTGAGACATACAGATAACCTTGCACAGGGTGGACAAGAGAGATCTACGTTTGCAAAATGAGCATTACTTTAGGCTAGATAGTCCATTCAATAGTCTTATAACAGCCAAgaagaagctgtccctgaacCTTCTGGTGCGTGTTTTCAAGCTTCTTTATTTTCTGCCTTAAAGAAGAGGTTGTACGAGATCATTACCAGGATGCGATGACTCTTGAATGATGTTGACGGCCCTTCCGCGGTagcgagctgtgtaaatggagcccGTGGATGGAATGTTAGCTCCCATGATGGCCTGAGCTGTGCGCACCACTCTCGGTAGTTTCTTACGatcctgggcacagcagttgccatacctggccgttatgcacctggacagtgtgctttcaatggtgcacctgtagaagttggtgagggtccttacggACACACCaaacctcctgaggaagaaaaggcgttgttgtgccttcttgactgtcgcatctacgtgggaagtccgGAACAGGCTGTCGGTTATGCTCACTCCGAGGGAATTGAAGCCGTCCACCCTCTCAAACTCAGCTCCGTTGATATAGATAgggtgtgttctcctcctttctgggGAAACTCAACGATCAGTTCTTTAGTTCTGCTGATAtcgagagagagaggttgttctcattgcaccatgtcaccctctctctcccttctcgTCGTTGTTAAATATTCATCCTACTACAATGGTggcatcagcgaacttgtagatgGCGTTCATTCGGAATTTGGTAACACAGATGTGGGTGTGTAGGGAGGGGGCTGAGGATGTATCCTTGGGTGGAGAGGGAGGCTGTAGTGTTGAGTGCTATCGTGGAGGAAGTGTAGTTACCTATCTACACTggttgcggtctgtgggtcagaaagcttaTGATTAACGGCTAAAGACGTTGGGACTCGTTCAGAAGAaggaggtgatctcactgaaacatattggATACTTAAggaactggaggagaaagtgaggactgcagacgctggagatcagagctgaaaatgtgttgctggaaaagcgcagcaggtcaggcagcatccaaggagcaggagaatcgacgtttcgggcatgagcccttcttcaggaaaggctcatgcccgaaacgtcaattctcctgctccttggatgctgcctgacctgctgcgcttttccagcaacacattttcagtacttaaGGAACTGGGCAAGTCAAATGCTGggaggagagtctaggaccagagggcatagtctcagaattaaggggcacaAACTtcagaccgagatgaggaggaatttcttgccTCAGAGGGTTGAGATTCTTTGGAGTTCCTTgcaacagagagctgtgggggcagagtccttgtgcatgtTTAAAGCTGATTTAAGGCCAAGTTGGgcaattaagggttacagggaaagtaGACtaaggaatgtcggatcagccatgatcacattgaatgatagATCGAGCTCAAGGGGCaggatggcctgctcctgttcctggtCAAACTGATCTTATTGCCCTCGTAGAGCTAATGCTTTGTTCACTCTCAACAGGCGCAGTCCTGGGGCATTGGACCAATGTCTTCCGACGTGGCGATGTCAGATGAGCCGTCAGCTGCCGTCCAAGGCCAGCGGGAAAACGGGAAGGGCCCGAGGAGGAAGAAACATCAGAacggtggggaggctacagagaGGCGGCGGGACGTGTCAGAAATCCAGGCCCAAATCGAGAGCCTGACCAGGGCCGGGAGCCAGGCCCTGGCTCAGGAGCGTTGCGGGGAGGCCCTGACCGCCTTCAAGAAGGCCTTCCTGGCTTCGCTGGACATAACAGAGCAGCAGGTGCAGAGGGCCTGTGCTTTCAACCTGGGTGCGGCCTACGTGGCCTCTGGTCGCCTCGCCAAGGGCGTGGACTTCCTGCACCGCTCGCAGCCGGACAAGGGCGGGGAGAGGCAGGGCGACCTGCACTTCAATCTGGGCCTGGCCCACGAGGGGCTGGGAGACTCGCCGGTGGCCATTGAGCACTACCAGCAGGCCCTGGCCCACTACCAGAGCCGGCAGGCCCAGGGCGAGGCGGACACCCACATGAAGCTGGCTGGTTGCCGGGCCCGGGCTGGGGAGCTGGGCCAAGCCGGCCGCTGCTTCCGCAGGGCGGGCCTGGCCTACCAGCAGGCCGGGAGCCCGGATCTGGCCGCCGTGGCCCTCAACGAGGCCGCCTGCCACATGCTGCAGTGCCGGCATTTCACCGCCGGGGAGATCACGGAGGTGCTGAACGAGTGCCGGACCATCTGCGCCAACATCCAGAACAAGGCCCTCCTCGGTGAGTGTGCTTTCCATGGCATCGCTGTTATAaagtccaacacacacacactcacagacacacacacacacatatacactcacagacacacacacatatacacacacacacatatacaNNNNNNNNNNNNNNNNNNNNNNNNNNNNNNNNNNNNNNNNNNNNNNNNNNNNNNNNNNNNNNNNNNNNNNNNNNNNNNNNNNNNNNNNNNNNNNNNNNNNNNNNNNNNNNNNNNNNNNNNNNNNNNNNNNNNNNNNNNNNNNNNNNNNNNNNNNNNNNNNNNNNNNNNNNNNNNNNNNNNNNNNNNNNNNNNNNNNNNNNNNNNNNNNNNNNNNNNNNNNNNNNNNNNNNNNNNNNNNNNNNNNNNNNNNNNNNNNNNNNNNNNNNNNNNNNNNNNNNNNNNNNNNNNNNNNNNNNNNNNNNNNNNNNNNNNNNNNNNNNNNNNNNNNNNNNNNNNNNNNNNNNNNNNNNNNNNNNNNNNNNNNNNNNNNNNNNNNNNNNNNNNNNNNNNNNNNNNNNNNNNNNNNNNNNNNNNNNNNNNNNNNNNNNNNNNNNNNNNNNNNNNNNNNNNNNNNNNNNNNNNNNNNNNNNNNNNNNNNNNNNNNNNNNNNNNNNNNNNNNNNNNNNNNNNNNNNNNNNNNNNNNNNNNNNNNNNNNNNNNNNNNNNNNNNNNNNNNNNNNNNNNNNNNNNNNNNNNNNNNNNNNNNNNNNNNNNNNNNNNNNNNNNNNNNNNNNNNNNNNNNNgttaggttggattggccatgctaaattgtcccgtagtgtccagggatgtgcagtttagggtggattggcgatgctaaattgtcctgtagtgtccagggatgtgcaggttagggtggattggccgtgctaaattgtcccatagtgcccagggatgtgcaggttagggtggattggccatgctaaattgtcctgtagtgtccagggatgtgcaggttagggtggattggccgtgctaaattgtcccatagtgcccagggatgtgcaggttagggtggattggccgtgctaaattgtcctgtagtgcccagggatgtgcaggttagggtggattggccgtgctaaattgtcctgtagtgcccagggatgtgcaggttagggtggattggccgtgctaaattgtcctgtagtgcccagggatgtgcaggttagggtggattggccatgctaaattgtcccgtagtgcccacggatgtgcaggtaaaatggCCAACTAGGAAAATCTGTCTCTGGCCCCTTCAATCCATCAAGGCATAGATTGATACAgggcagaaaaggcccttcagcctattgagtctgcaccgacataactcccattaAAAATGCACTAATCCCAActtcctgcacttgacccatttccttgaatgttatgatatttgaaatgCACATCCAAATACTTTCTAATGGTTgaaaggtttccagcctccactaccttcccaggcagagcattccagattcccaccacccactgaATGAAAATGCTTTTTTCcaaaatcccctctgaatctcctgcccccttaccctaaaactagtACCCCTCgcgattgacccctcaaccaagggggacagctgttctctattcaccctgtccatacccctcataattatatgcacctcaatcatgtctcccttcagtctctgctctgaagaaaacagtCCAAGCCTATGCAGTCTGTCCTTACAGCTtgatttctccatcccaggcaacatctcgGTGAACCTTgcctgtaccccctccagtgctatcacatccttcctgatgtgaggtgaccagaatgcagacagtactccagctgtatcCTGACCCACGTTCTGTACAACCCCGACATTACCTCCTTGCACTTACACTCTACGCCATGACTggtgaaagcaagtgtcccatatgtcttcttaTTGCTctgctctgctgacttcaggcatctgtgaataattaccccaagatccctctgttactcTAAGCTACCCACTGTCCTGCTATTCTCCCACAttgttcttccaaagtgcatcaccttgcacttatcagggttaaatagcATCTGCCACTCGTCTGTCGATCTGACCAACCCATTTGTATTTTCCTGTAatctacaaccatcttcttcactattaaccaccctaccaatcttggtttttcattgaatccctgcagtgtggaaacaggccgtttagcCCAAtta
Proteins encoded in this region:
- the LOC122544758 gene encoding tetratricopeptide repeat protein 24, with amino-acid sequence MSSDVAMSDEPSAAVQGQRENGKGPRRKKHQNGGEATERRRDVSEIQAQIESLTRAGSQALAQERCGEALTAFKKAFLASLDITEQQVQRACAFNLGAAYVASGRLAKGVDFLHRSQPDKGGERQGDLHFNLGLAHEGLGDSPVAIEHYQQALAHYQSRQAQGEADTHMKLAGCRARAGELGQAGRCFRRAGLAYQQAGSPDLAAVALNEAACHMLQCRHFTAGEITEVLNECRTICANIQNKALLGKLYNDVGLSYSQLKMFLQAAECFQMALPYCQHGGLDRRKEAVVLQNLGAVYNTLGDYSKALGFHQSAAALHGSLGSRNAQGQGFCNLAYAYSQLGDHEDTAENYLHALQAFKDTGDFHGQWQACEGLGAAKFRLGDPEKAILYYKQALAALGKSQEPSGSAQERIVNKLTDAIQYKLSLNSVLPHASGIPPAMPLKYLPGNFPRTLRAPAPVTHGHQ